The following proteins are encoded in a genomic region of Ornithinibacillus sp. 4-3:
- a CDS encoding cyclic 2,3-diphosphoglycerate synthase: MSKKNVIIIGAAGRDFHNFNTYYRDNEEYNVVAFTAAQIPDIDGRKYPAVLAGELYPEGIPIYAQDDLPELLKKYNVDECVFAYSDVTYQEVMSVGAIVNAAGANFTLLGPNKTMLKSTKPVISVTAVRTGTGKSQTSRKIIETLMEHDLKVVAVRHPMPYGDIAAQKVQRFATVDDLKKHKCTIEEMEEYEPHVTRGNIIYAGVDYEEILRAAENDPDGCDVILWDGGNNDFSFYQADLAVNVLDPHRPGHELKYYPGEVSLRHADVAIINKVDSAKQEDIETVENNIKAVNPEAIIMKAESTITVDDPELIKGKRVLVVEDGPTLTHGEMQIGAGTVAAERIGVASFVDPRPFAVGSLKDTFEKYTHIDKILPAMGYGEQQLKDLEETINQSDCDAVIIGTPIDLSRVININKPCTRVHYDLAEVGSPNLKEVLADFIKQHNIK; the protein is encoded by the coding sequence ATGAGTAAGAAAAATGTAATTATTATTGGAGCAGCAGGAAGAGACTTTCATAATTTTAATACATACTATCGTGATAACGAAGAATATAATGTGGTAGCTTTTACAGCTGCACAGATTCCAGATATTGATGGACGTAAATATCCAGCAGTATTAGCAGGAGAATTATATCCTGAAGGAATCCCAATTTATGCACAAGATGACTTACCAGAATTACTAAAAAAATATAATGTAGATGAATGTGTTTTTGCATATAGTGATGTTACATACCAAGAAGTAATGAGCGTTGGTGCGATTGTAAATGCAGCCGGAGCAAACTTTACATTACTTGGACCAAATAAAACGATGTTAAAGAGTACGAAGCCAGTTATTTCAGTAACAGCAGTAAGAACAGGAACTGGTAAAAGTCAAACATCTCGCAAAATTATTGAGACATTAATGGAGCATGATTTAAAGGTTGTCGCTGTTCGTCATCCAATGCCATACGGAGATATTGCTGCACAAAAAGTACAGCGTTTTGCGACGGTTGATGATTTGAAGAAGCATAAATGTACAATTGAAGAAATGGAAGAGTATGAGCCACATGTAACACGTGGAAATATTATTTATGCTGGTGTGGATTATGAAGAAATTTTACGTGCAGCAGAAAATGATCCAGATGGCTGTGATGTAATTCTTTGGGATGGAGGAAATAATGACTTCTCCTTCTACCAAGCAGATTTAGCAGTAAATGTGCTTGATCCACATCGTCCAGGACATGAATTAAAGTATTATCCAGGTGAAGTGAGCTTACGCCATGCTGATGTAGCAATTATTAATAAGGTAGATAGTGCAAAACAAGAGGATATTGAAACAGTTGAAAATAATATTAAAGCAGTAAATCCTGAAGCGATTATCATGAAGGCAGAATCTACCATTACAGTAGATGATCCAGAGTTAATTAAAGGGAAGCGTGTATTAGTAGTAGAGGACGGCCCAACATTAACACATGGTGAAATGCAGATTGGTGCTGGAACAGTTGCAGCAGAACGTATTGGGGTAGCAAGCTTTGTAGACCCACGTCCATTTGCAGTAGGATCTTTAAAAGATACTTTTGAGAAATACACACATATTGACAAAATTTTACCAGCAATGGGCTATGGGGAGCAGCAGTTAAAAGATTTAGAGGAAACAATTAATCAATCTGACTGTGATGCAGTGATTATTGGAACACCAATTGACTTATCACGTGTTATTAATATCAACAAACCATGCACACGTGTGCATTATGATTTAGCTGAAGTAGGCAGCCCAAATCTAAAAGAAGTATTAGCTGATTTTATTAAGCAGCATAATATCAAGTAA
- a CDS encoding DMT family transporter, protein MAKNARWLGIILVLIGAIFWGIAATVSQRLFDEGITVGWLVAVRLISSGLLMLIIVLLSKKRHLVFLPWKNGRDAISLLIFSYLGMVAVQYTFMISIDHGNAAVATLMQYQAPIFVILYYILRKVAQLTMRDVIAVTLSLAGTFFVLTNGSFSELVVPLPSVVWGLISGVALAFYTIYASLLIRKWGSLVVIGWSMMIGGLSVAFFHPIRDVDTSAWTSSTVIMLIFVVFFGTFVAFYFFVESLQYLQPSETTLLGTVEPLAAVLTTILWLQIPYGTYQIIGTVLIIGMIVFLSLFQEKKTVVPTRLIKIKNT, encoded by the coding sequence ATGGCGAAGAATGCAAGATGGCTCGGCATCATTTTAGTATTAATAGGTGCAATATTCTGGGGCATTGCGGCAACCGTGTCACAACGCTTATTTGATGAGGGCATTACAGTGGGCTGGCTTGTTGCGGTTCGATTAATCTCATCAGGTCTATTAATGCTGATTATTGTATTATTATCGAAGAAGCGGCATCTTGTATTTCTTCCATGGAAAAATGGAAGAGATGCTATATCTCTCCTTATCTTTAGTTATCTAGGTATGGTCGCTGTACAATATACCTTTATGATTTCCATCGATCATGGAAATGCGGCAGTTGCTACATTAATGCAATATCAGGCACCGATTTTTGTAATCTTGTATTATATTTTACGAAAAGTTGCTCAGCTAACGATGCGAGATGTGATTGCAGTTACTTTATCACTCGCAGGAACATTTTTTGTACTAACAAATGGTTCCTTTAGCGAATTGGTTGTACCACTACCATCTGTTGTATGGGGATTGATTTCAGGAGTAGCCTTAGCATTCTATACAATTTATGCATCACTTTTGATTCGAAAATGGGGTTCTCTTGTGGTAATTGGCTGGTCAATGATGATTGGTGGATTATCTGTTGCATTCTTTCACCCGATCCGTGATGTGGATACGAGCGCATGGACATCCAGTACAGTAATCATGTTAATTTTCGTTGTTTTCTTTGGGACTTTTGTTGCTTTCTATTTCTTTGTCGAAAGCCTGCAATATTTACAGCCATCAGAAACAACATTACTTGGAACAGTTGAACCACTAGCAGCAGTATTAACTACCATATTATGGCTGCAAATTCCATATGGTACATACCAAATTATAGGAACTGTATTAATTATTGGGATGATCGTCTTTCTCTCGCTTTTCCAAGAAAAGAAAACTGTTGTTCCAACGCGTCTGATCAAAATCAAGAATACTTAA
- a CDS encoding rhodanese-like domain-containing protein, whose translation MTLKKISAEELYKLLENNEEINIVDVRAEEKYQDFHLKAPSVNSKNIVKTEIFALAEEKEAEIPLEKDQAYIITCTTGNSATKCANILSEQAYDVTVLDGGLKAWKAFLEKHK comes from the coding sequence ATGACACTCAAAAAAATCAGTGCAGAAGAATTATATAAGCTTTTAGAAAATAACGAGGAAATTAATATAGTTGATGTTCGTGCAGAGGAGAAATATCAAGATTTTCACTTAAAAGCGCCTAGTGTAAATAGCAAAAACATCGTAAAAACGGAAATCTTTGCTTTAGCAGAAGAGAAGGAAGCAGAAATACCGCTAGAAAAAGATCAAGCTTATATCATCACATGTACTACAGGAAATTCAGCAACAAAATGCGCAAATATTTTATCAGAGCAGGCATATGACGTAACTGTTTTAGACGGTGGTTTAAAAGCTTGGAAAGCATTTCTAGAGAAGCATAAATAA
- a CDS encoding cupin domain-containing protein — protein MPWRDMEMRYPIETPHKPLKDYGKEPLVINIHGAAMRNNTFRTTIWTGDHLQVVVMSIPPGEDIGLEAHPHVDQFLRLESGEGLVQMGKSKNQFDVETFAYRGDAIVVPAGTWHNLTNIGNTPIKLYTIYAPPNHPFGTVEQLKPKS, from the coding sequence ATGCCTTGGAGAGATATGGAAATGCGCTATCCTATTGAAACACCTCATAAGCCATTAAAGGATTATGGCAAAGAACCACTTGTCATCAACATTCATGGAGCAGCGATGAGAAACAATACATTCCGTACGACGATCTGGACGGGTGATCATCTACAGGTCGTTGTTATGAGTATTCCTCCTGGTGAAGACATCGGTCTGGAAGCACATCCACATGTCGATCAATTTCTAAGGTTAGAGTCTGGAGAAGGGCTTGTACAGATGGGTAAATCTAAAAATCAATTTGATGTGGAGACATTTGCTTATCGTGGTGATGCAATTGTGGTTCCTGCTGGTACATGGCATAATCTTACGAATATCGGCAATACACCGATAAAGCTCTACACCATTTATGCACCACCAAATCACCCATTTGGTACTGTTGAACAGCTTAAACCCAAATCTTAA
- a CDS encoding cupin domain-containing protein, producing METKSMFDAQQFDEERFTKVDIIKTRRSVAFMLNFLPGQDLRPHTHPGREVYLLVLEGTIKISINGSEAEYQKGDVILCEDSEEIGLINESDERVSVYATMTKII from the coding sequence ATGGAAACCAAATCAATGTTCGATGCCCAGCAGTTTGATGAGGAACGTTTTACAAAAGTAGATATTATTAAAACAAGAAGAAGTGTGGCATTTATGCTGAATTTCCTACCTGGACAAGACCTTAGACCGCATACTCACCCAGGGCGTGAAGTTTATCTGCTTGTATTAGAAGGAACGATTAAAATTTCGATTAATGGAAGCGAAGCGGAATATCAAAAAGGTGATGTCATTTTATGTGAGGACTCTGAAGAAATTGGTTTAATTAATGAAAGTGATGAACGTGTTTCTGTCTATGCAACTATGACGAAAATCATCTAA
- a CDS encoding MDR family MFS transporter, with protein sequence MRAIKVLLTNSFLMSVSFFAFIPFLSAYITGDLALSAGIAGLVLMIRQLSQQGTSFISGMLGDRFDYRKLISLGMLIRGIGFFLFAFCTTTTELIIAAIISSIGGSLFEPISKAAISLFTPSEKRGEVFALDKIVRHSGIISAGVLGGVLFHLDFVYTCLVCGGIFVIAGIITFFLLPQEQVLVEKQSFKESWQRVKSDGQFMYFTICMIGFWFMFMQLYLAIPLHAADVFNNTSFVSGLFIVYGVIVIALQIPLQKGMKHFERLTVIKFGLATMAIGMLIVGFSSSFIPFWSGFVLFAIGIMLVEPTSYEYTSEVAPPQFSGSYFGFALMAMAVGGGISQGAGGWIYDHLPELNWILCLVIGLLASFGIHHLQGKNRKTKELISAKSNQ encoded by the coding sequence ATGAGAGCGATTAAAGTATTATTAACAAATTCTTTTCTAATGAGTGTAAGCTTCTTTGCCTTTATTCCTTTTTTATCAGCTTATATTACAGGAGATTTAGCATTATCTGCCGGAATTGCTGGGCTTGTATTAATGATTCGACAGTTAAGCCAGCAAGGTACCTCCTTTATATCAGGAATGCTTGGTGATCGCTTTGACTATCGAAAATTAATTAGTCTTGGGATGCTTATTCGTGGAATTGGCTTCTTCTTATTTGCATTTTGTACAACCACTACCGAATTAATTATCGCAGCAATTATTTCTTCCATTGGTGGCTCTCTATTTGAGCCAATAAGTAAAGCTGCTATTTCATTATTTACACCTAGTGAAAAACGCGGAGAAGTATTTGCGCTTGATAAAATTGTTCGTCATTCGGGAATTATTAGTGCCGGTGTACTAGGTGGGGTCTTATTCCATCTTGATTTCGTCTATACTTGTTTAGTTTGTGGAGGAATCTTTGTGATTGCAGGAATTATTACATTTTTCTTATTACCTCAAGAACAAGTATTAGTAGAGAAGCAGTCCTTTAAAGAATCTTGGCAGCGTGTAAAATCTGATGGACAATTTATGTATTTTACTATCTGTATGATTGGATTCTGGTTTATGTTTATGCAGCTGTATTTAGCTATTCCACTTCATGCAGCAGATGTATTCAATAACACTTCATTCGTTTCAGGATTATTTATCGTTTATGGAGTGATTGTTATTGCTTTACAAATTCCACTACAAAAAGGAATGAAACACTTTGAGCGCTTAACTGTTATTAAATTTGGTTTAGCAACGATGGCAATTGGTATGCTCATTGTAGGTTTCTCATCAAGCTTTATCCCATTCTGGAGTGGATTCGTATTATTTGCAATTGGCATTATGCTAGTAGAACCAACTTCTTATGAATATACATCAGAGGTTGCCCCACCACAATTCTCAGGAAGCTATTTCGGCTTTGCCTTAATGGCGATGGCTGTTGGTGGAGGAATTAGTCAAGGTGCTGGTGGTTGGATTTATGATCATCTGCCAGAGCTAAACTGGATTCTTTGTTTAGTTATCGGACTTCTTGCTTCCTTTGGTATTCATCACTTACAAGGGAAAAATCGTAAAACAAAAGAACTTATTAGCGCTAAATCCAATCAATAA
- a CDS encoding YdiU family protein yields the protein MEKKNIYGWKLMHTYNELPPFFYTNQPPTPAKEPKLVLFNKELADEFGLEQDKLESPIGAAYFTGSQLPTGADPIAQAYAGHQFGGFTRLGDGRAILLGEQQTPSGKSVDIQLKGAGRTAYSRGGDGRAALGPMLREYLISEAMHGLGIPTTRSLAVATTGEFVQRERPLTGAVLTRTAASHLRVGTFQYALVFGENEEVKQLADYAIKRHYPELIDVENKYIRFYEAVADRQAQLIAKWQLVGFIHGVMNTDNMTISGETIDYGPCAFMDTYHRNTVFSSIDREGRYAYVNQPYIGQWNLARFAETLLSLFAEDEEKALQIAQAKLEVFHTQFEKYFVDGIRKKLGLFTADEADEDLFKQLLYLMETYKADYTNTFLALTFNRLDSLALYQQADFKEWLEKWQTRLEKEGKSAEEVQELMKANNPALIPRNYFVEEALAEAVNNQDYTAFNTLSKALENPYAHTCEQGAYANSPEISEYYQTYCGT from the coding sequence ATGGAAAAGAAAAATATCTATGGCTGGAAGCTTATGCATACGTATAATGAGCTACCGCCATTTTTTTATACAAATCAGCCACCGACACCAGCAAAAGAACCTAAGCTTGTTCTGTTTAATAAGGAATTAGCAGATGAGTTTGGCTTAGAACAGGATAAGCTAGAAAGTCCTATTGGAGCTGCATATTTTACAGGAAGTCAGCTTCCGACAGGAGCAGATCCCATTGCTCAAGCCTATGCAGGGCACCAATTTGGGGGCTTTACTCGTTTAGGTGATGGACGTGCGATTTTGTTAGGAGAGCAGCAGACACCTAGTGGGAAATCTGTTGATATTCAATTAAAAGGTGCTGGACGAACTGCCTATTCACGTGGTGGAGATGGACGTGCAGCACTGGGGCCGATGCTTAGAGAGTATTTAATTAGTGAAGCGATGCATGGATTGGGAATTCCGACAACTCGATCTCTTGCAGTAGCAACAACAGGTGAATTTGTGCAAAGAGAAAGACCTTTAACAGGAGCAGTGTTGACTCGTACAGCAGCAAGTCACCTGCGAGTAGGGACATTTCAATATGCTTTGGTATTTGGTGAAAATGAGGAAGTAAAACAGCTTGCAGATTATGCGATCAAACGCCATTATCCAGAGTTAATAGATGTAGAGAATAAATATATCCGTTTTTATGAAGCCGTGGCAGATCGACAGGCGCAATTAATTGCCAAATGGCAGTTAGTTGGTTTTATACATGGTGTAATGAATACAGATAATATGACAATTAGTGGCGAAACAATTGATTATGGCCCATGTGCGTTTATGGATACGTATCATCGAAATACTGTATTTAGCTCCATCGATCGAGAAGGGCGTTATGCTTATGTGAATCAGCCTTATATTGGTCAGTGGAATCTAGCACGTTTTGCGGAAACCTTATTATCTCTTTTCGCAGAGGACGAGGAGAAAGCTTTGCAAATTGCTCAAGCTAAGCTAGAGGTGTTTCATACACAGTTCGAAAAATATTTTGTGGATGGAATACGTAAGAAACTAGGTTTATTCACAGCAGATGAAGCAGATGAGGATTTATTCAAGCAACTACTTTATTTGATGGAAACCTATAAAGCAGATTATACGAATACTTTTTTAGCATTAACTTTTAATCGATTAGATAGTTTAGCACTTTACCAGCAAGCAGATTTTAAGGAATGGCTAGAAAAATGGCAAACGCGTTTGGAGAAAGAAGGAAAATCTGCGGAAGAAGTTCAAGAACTAATGAAGGCAAATAATCCTGCATTGATCCCGCGCAATTATTTTGTGGAAGAGGCATTAGCTGAAGCAGTAAACAATCAGGATTACACCGCTTTTAACACGTTATCAAAAGCATTAGAAAATCCTTATGCCCATACTTGTGAACAAGGAGCCTATGCAAATAGTCCAGAGATAAGTGAATATTACCAAACATATTGTGGGACATAA
- the thpR gene encoding RNA 2',3'-cyclic phosphodiesterase encodes MKQHYFIGIKVPDSLAEQAVIFQEKYALNENYKVLPEPADYHITLRYLGEIAEEHYENVVQTLKHIGEQHADFTLSMNGLNYFGSESGPRVVYLQVAEEKILLDLQQEINQRISSILKIPIDDRFVPHITIAKKRKNQEPLQIKKEAFESIVFPVAAFSLFKINPKQMPKYEETARFPLANNI; translated from the coding sequence ATGAAACAGCATTATTTTATTGGCATTAAAGTACCAGACTCCCTGGCAGAACAAGCAGTTATATTTCAAGAAAAATATGCACTTAATGAAAATTATAAAGTGCTTCCAGAGCCGGCAGATTATCATATCACATTACGCTATCTAGGTGAGATTGCTGAGGAGCATTATGAAAATGTTGTTCAGACATTAAAGCATATAGGTGAACAACATGCTGATTTTACTTTATCCATGAATGGATTAAACTACTTTGGCTCTGAATCTGGTCCTCGTGTCGTGTATTTGCAGGTTGCTGAGGAAAAAATATTGCTGGATCTACAACAAGAGATTAATCAACGGATTTCTTCGATATTAAAGATACCAATAGATGATCGCTTTGTACCTCATATTACGATTGCAAAGAAACGAAAGAACCAGGAACCGCTGCAAATAAAGAAGGAAGCTTTTGAAAGCATTGTCTTTCCAGTAGCCGCATTTTCCTTATTTAAAATAAACCCAAAGCAAATGCCAAAATATGAAGAGACTGCCAGGTTTCCATTGGCAAATAACATTTAG
- a CDS encoding MFS transporter, with product MQKLKRDKLWTSDFILVILTNFTMALSMYLLIVTMANYATDTFGSSTSMAGLASSIFILGAVFSRLWAGKAIERIGSKKMLMYGIVFSIISISLYFVANNIYFFLLVRVLHGIGMGISTTGAGTIVAQIIPRTRSGEGISYYSMGMVLTTAIGPLIGIFLMENVSYLSLFIFSIIAGIVSLFVAIPLKAPKMEVPEAEEVPVEARKRFRLSNYLEANALPIAFVTLIVSVAYSGILSFITSFSEEVDLVKAGSFYFLVYAITIIISRPFTGKLMDRRGANMVTYPALILFAIGMFLLSQSTTAFLLLLAAGINGLGYGNFQSIAQALAIKLTPNHRLGLANSTYFIFLDIGLGLGPFVFGFVVPYVGFKGLYLILTGVVVIGLVAYHFLYGSKERQLLHRPQ from the coding sequence TTGCAAAAGTTAAAAAGAGATAAATTATGGACAAGTGATTTTATTTTAGTCATACTTACAAATTTTACGATGGCCTTATCGATGTATTTATTAATTGTAACGATGGCGAATTATGCAACAGACACCTTTGGATCTAGTACAAGTATGGCTGGTTTAGCATCAAGTATTTTCATTTTAGGTGCAGTTTTTTCGAGATTATGGGCAGGAAAAGCCATTGAAAGAATAGGCAGTAAGAAAATGCTGATGTATGGGATCGTGTTCTCTATTATTTCTATATCACTCTATTTTGTAGCGAATAATATTTATTTCTTCCTGCTTGTTCGTGTGCTACATGGAATTGGTATGGGTATATCCACAACAGGAGCAGGGACGATTGTAGCTCAAATTATTCCACGTACGCGTAGCGGAGAGGGAATTAGTTATTATAGTATGGGAATGGTGTTAACCACAGCAATTGGTCCATTAATTGGTATCTTTTTAATGGAAAATGTAAGTTACTTAAGCTTATTTATTTTTTCTATCATTGCGGGAATTGTAAGTTTATTTGTTGCTATTCCGCTAAAAGCGCCAAAAATGGAGGTTCCTGAAGCGGAAGAAGTACCAGTAGAAGCACGTAAAAGATTTCGTCTTTCTAATTACTTAGAGGCTAATGCATTACCAATTGCTTTTGTTACTTTAATTGTCTCAGTGGCTTACTCTGGTATTCTATCATTTATCACATCATTTTCAGAGGAAGTGGATCTTGTAAAAGCAGGAAGTTTCTATTTCTTAGTTTATGCCATTACCATTATCATTTCTCGACCATTTACTGGAAAGCTAATGGATAGACGTGGTGCGAATATGGTTACATATCCTGCATTAATTCTTTTTGCAATCGGTATGTTTTTACTTAGCCAATCGACTACAGCTTTTTTACTTTTACTAGCTGCAGGAATCAATGGCTTAGGATATGGTAATTTCCAATCCATTGCTCAGGCTTTAGCGATTAAATTAACACCGAATCATCGTTTAGGATTAGCAAATTCAACCTATTTTATCTTTCTTGATATTGGATTAGGTCTCGGACCATTTGTATTTGGTTTTGTTGTTCCATATGTTGGATTTAAAGGATTATATCTCATCTTAACAGGTGTTGTTGTCATCGGTTTAGTTGCTTATCATTTCCTATATGGCAGTAAAGAACGCCAATTACTACATAGACCTCAATAA
- a CDS encoding DUF4256 domain-containing protein produces MTIERRKITAEEKATLLETLKERFEGNMHRHEGLNWEDVHQKIRGNEEAMISLWLMEETYGEPDVVVLEPGQTELTFIDCTKESPKGRRSICYDRAALEARKKHKPENSAVDVATILGVEILTEEQYRALQEIENFDMKTSTWVKTPDVIRAQGGAIFCDRRYDHVFTYHNGADSYYGSRGFRGILAV; encoded by the coding sequence ATGACTATAGAAAGAAGAAAAATTACTGCGGAAGAAAAAGCGACATTATTAGAAACGTTAAAAGAACGGTTTGAAGGAAATATGCATCGTCATGAAGGGTTAAACTGGGAGGATGTTCATCAAAAGATAAGAGGAAATGAAGAAGCAATGATTAGTCTTTGGTTGATGGAGGAAACTTATGGAGAACCTGATGTAGTAGTACTTGAACCAGGTCAGACAGAGCTTACCTTTATAGACTGTACAAAAGAAAGTCCAAAAGGGCGTAGAAGCATTTGTTATGATCGAGCGGCACTTGAAGCGCGGAAGAAGCATAAGCCTGAGAATAGTGCGGTAGATGTTGCGACAATTCTTGGGGTAGAGATTTTGACAGAGGAACAATATCGAGCATTACAGGAAATAGAGAATTTTGATATGAAAACTTCTACTTGGGTAAAAACACCAGATGTGATTCGTGCTCAAGGTGGAGCAATTTTCTGTGATCGTCGTTATGATCATGTGTTTACTTATCATAACGGTGCAGATTCCTATTATGGATCACGTGGATTTAGAGGGATCTTAGCTGTATAG